One Vallitalea pronyensis genomic region harbors:
- a CDS encoding peptidylprolyl isomerase, whose product MMKFKKSMAVVAVLTMVAMLLAGCGQDKNTQGEKPATDTTPNEEDEKIVATIGDDQITASDLNFFLRQMEMQYEYMYGPDVWDQEVEGKTVAELTKENALQVAEQYTIFRIIGKKEGLSIPQEQKDKMDEIVTSTLAQFGEDSGVTADAIKRAAESESYGQQIFDKELADFPIDQEELNNILNSNPNYLKFSNYEVEDLAKKVRARHILISTMDEQNQPLVGEEADKKKTLAEEVLGKVKAGEDFATLAKEYSEDPGSKDNGGEYTFARGEMVKEFEDSAFGMEPGEHSELVKTQYGYHIIKLEEVIEATDEAIQTVKDQKQKLVDDATMQIKQQEFQKRFDEWKKDYEVKLNQDVFDAIEVRQSRNETNDESEDGTDSEDKPADDTDATDGEDKPADDTESTDGEDKPADESEESTDESPADENKDDNKE is encoded by the coding sequence ATGATGAAATTTAAAAAGTCCATGGCTGTAGTAGCAGTGCTTACAATGGTTGCTATGCTTTTAGCAGGATGTGGTCAAGACAAAAATACACAAGGAGAAAAACCAGCTACGGACACAACACCCAATGAAGAAGATGAAAAAATTGTTGCAACAATAGGTGACGATCAAATAACAGCAAGTGATTTAAACTTCTTTCTAAGACAGATGGAAATGCAATATGAATACATGTATGGTCCTGATGTATGGGACCAAGAAGTAGAAGGTAAAACCGTTGCAGAACTGACAAAAGAAAATGCTTTACAAGTGGCAGAGCAATATACTATTTTTAGAATCATTGGTAAAAAAGAAGGTCTTTCTATTCCACAGGAACAAAAAGACAAAATGGATGAAATCGTAACATCTACCCTTGCTCAATTTGGTGAAGACAGTGGTGTGACAGCAGATGCCATTAAGCGTGCTGCTGAGAGTGAATCCTATGGACAGCAAATATTTGATAAGGAATTAGCTGATTTTCCAATTGACCAAGAAGAATTGAATAACATATTAAACTCTAACCCAAATTACTTAAAATTCAGCAATTATGAAGTTGAAGATTTAGCGAAGAAGGTAAGAGCTCGACATATTTTGATTTCTACAATGGATGAGCAAAATCAACCATTAGTAGGTGAAGAAGCAGATAAGAAGAAGACACTAGCGGAAGAAGTATTAGGGAAAGTCAAAGCTGGAGAAGATTTTGCTACTTTAGCAAAAGAGTACAGTGAAGACCCAGGTTCAAAAGACAACGGTGGTGAATATACCTTTGCTAGAGGTGAAATGGTAAAAGAATTCGAAGACTCAGCATTTGGCATGGAACCAGGTGAGCACTCAGAACTGGTTAAAACTCAATATGGTTATCACATCATCAAGTTAGAAGAAGTAATTGAGGCAACGGATGAAGCCATACAGACGGTAAAAGATCAAAAACAAAAATTAGTTGATGATGCTACCATGCAGATTAAGCAGCAAGAATTCCAAAAGCGTTTTGATGAGTGGAAAAAAGATTATGAAGTGAAGCTGAATCAGGACGTATTTGATGCTATAGAAGTTAGACAATCCAGAAATGAAACAAATGATGAATCCGAAGACGGAACAGATAGTGAAGACAAACCAGCCGATGATACAGATGCTACAGATGGTGAAGATAAGCCAGCTGATGATACAGAATCTACAGATGGTGAAGATAAACCAGCAGATGAATCAGAGGAGTCTACAGACGAATCACCTGCAGACGAAAACAAAGATGATAATAAAGAATAA
- a CDS encoding C39 family peptidase — MKKLGFRVFILALLMFILVGHAYIETQRTSLSKDASRDDTDAYPVLSISRNERSYNIMYPYTRCIPFITADSYTYFESNEVVEVILEDQPKTMLFQYEILNPLNQEVLDTAYIRNKNIIQSGDHIRAQLVIPNLASKAYPYMLRLTYKRDGESLYYYQPFYIGDSQRIDYLYDTVMTIHNAALDKDEKTLNALLPKVERSLEGTFSAVSNRSNMDAVMWQFGKDILPMSEPKITINTIDPEHQQYEVALDYTVAVRKNYEFEYWDFTETYQLSGDKLIQVNHFTRHGMMNADKHKSTLQSIMAPESAHIESLQSDNGSYHAFIRDREVWLLDGRRESYSKIFGFDILNSDYIIDNYNQHRIKLLDINDSGILTYVVYGYMNTGLNRGKNGIALYQYNAITGDNEEAAFIHMPYGLDKMEKELRRYITVTEDLRMLQLLSDGAYYQVNLKEGLVNLISDQMPYDTRKIYVTDNQSALFWEKDTHPRINRQVDGLTVDKYIIQQRVESREEVSNHILGTYNNQIVVGYYHMKDTMEKLDGTMTFLYHALVFLDDRGQVIDELKAPIGRFYHDIQWQDNKIAYSVVRKEKDIRSSPTGSKVLLQEIVRQDYLFDEVKTPPGPSQQMKTYVLDERMVKDIRKTRYTELIFDNKNTKKGYELIGQGHYSGSYDTLTDALLATDKHKQSTILKKEEGQYTIMYAGKKPESIHIAGVPVIPQKPELPRGCEVTSLSMLLNYYLDDKVDKLQLADEVKKDPAPYEVTDGMICFGNAHYGFVGDMANANNKGYGVYHEPIAQLANHYMPGKVLDITGSDFEHVLHYVGKGYPVWVISPNIYQQVPDASIHQWQTSHGIVEMSYTQHAVLIIGYDKGYVYFNDPSKNMVLKRHLEAFKAGWESFGHQAVFIY, encoded by the coding sequence TTGAAGAAATTAGGCTTTAGGGTATTCATACTTGCCCTGCTCATGTTTATCTTAGTCGGTCATGCATATATAGAAACCCAAAGAACATCTTTATCAAAAGATGCGTCTCGTGATGATACAGACGCTTATCCTGTGCTGTCTATTTCTAGAAACGAGCGTTCCTATAATATTATGTACCCCTATACCCGATGCATTCCATTTATAACAGCTGATAGCTATACTTATTTTGAGTCCAATGAAGTGGTTGAGGTTATTTTGGAAGACCAGCCCAAGACCATGCTGTTTCAATATGAAATCTTGAACCCTCTTAATCAGGAGGTCTTGGATACAGCCTATATTCGTAACAAGAACATTATTCAATCAGGGGATCATATTAGAGCGCAGTTGGTCATACCTAATCTAGCTTCTAAAGCATATCCATATATGCTGCGATTAACCTATAAGCGGGATGGGGAGTCCCTCTATTATTATCAGCCTTTCTATATCGGTGATAGTCAAAGAATCGATTATCTATATGATACCGTTATGACCATTCACAATGCTGCCTTAGATAAGGATGAGAAAACCCTTAACGCTTTATTACCAAAAGTAGAACGGTCACTGGAGGGAACTTTTTCAGCGGTCAGCAATAGGAGCAACATGGATGCTGTTATGTGGCAATTTGGGAAAGATATTCTACCCATGAGCGAGCCCAAAATTACCATTAATACCATAGACCCTGAGCATCAACAATATGAAGTGGCATTAGATTATACAGTAGCCGTTAGGAAAAATTATGAATTTGAATACTGGGATTTTACTGAGACTTATCAATTGAGCGGTGACAAGCTTATTCAAGTGAATCATTTTACCCGTCATGGGATGATGAATGCCGACAAACACAAAAGCACATTGCAGTCCATCATGGCTCCAGAGAGTGCTCATATAGAAAGCTTACAATCCGATAATGGCAGTTACCATGCTTTTATAAGGGATAGAGAAGTGTGGCTCCTTGACGGCAGACGGGAAAGCTACAGCAAAATATTTGGCTTTGATATACTGAACAGTGATTATATCATTGATAATTATAATCAGCATAGGATAAAATTGTTAGATATAAACGATAGTGGCATATTAACCTATGTGGTATACGGTTATATGAATACAGGTCTCAACAGAGGGAAGAACGGTATAGCCCTCTACCAATATAATGCCATAACAGGTGATAATGAGGAAGCAGCCTTTATTCATATGCCTTATGGGTTGGATAAGATGGAAAAAGAGCTGAGACGGTACATAACGGTGACAGAGGACCTACGAATGCTTCAATTGTTAAGCGACGGTGCTTACTATCAAGTAAACTTAAAAGAAGGCCTTGTGAATCTAATAAGTGACCAGATGCCTTATGATACAAGAAAAATATATGTGACAGATAATCAATCCGCCTTATTTTGGGAAAAGGATACCCATCCACGTATCAATCGACAAGTAGACGGTCTTACCGTGGATAAATACATCATTCAACAACGTGTGGAATCCAGAGAAGAAGTAAGCAATCATATTCTTGGTACCTATAACAATCAGATTGTGGTGGGTTATTATCATATGAAGGATACCATGGAGAAACTTGATGGGACCATGACCTTTTTGTATCATGCACTTGTCTTCTTGGATGATAGGGGACAAGTTATCGATGAATTAAAAGCACCCATAGGCAGGTTCTACCACGATATTCAGTGGCAGGATAACAAGATTGCCTATAGCGTCGTTCGTAAGGAAAAAGACATCCGTTCATCTCCTACTGGGTCGAAGGTATTGCTTCAAGAAATAGTTCGACAGGACTACCTATTCGATGAAGTAAAAACGCCCCCTGGACCATCCCAGCAAATGAAAACGTATGTTTTAGACGAGCGTATGGTAAAAGATATAAGAAAAACACGCTACACTGAATTGATTTTTGATAATAAAAATACCAAAAAAGGCTATGAGCTCATAGGACAGGGTCATTATTCAGGCTCTTATGATACCCTAACAGATGCATTATTAGCCACAGATAAGCACAAACAGAGTACCATTCTAAAAAAAGAAGAAGGACAATATACCATCATGTATGCTGGTAAAAAACCGGAGTCCATTCACATAGCAGGTGTACCTGTTATACCTCAAAAGCCTGAACTGCCTAGAGGCTGTGAAGTAACTAGCTTGAGTATGCTTTTAAATTATTATTTAGATGACAAAGTGGATAAGCTTCAATTGGCAGACGAAGTAAAGAAAGACCCTGCACCTTATGAAGTAACAGATGGTATGATTTGTTTTGGCAATGCCCATTATGGGTTTGTCGGTGATATGGCTAATGCCAACAACAAAGGATATGGTGTCTACCACGAGCCCATTGCTCAATTAGCCAATCACTATATGCCTGGGAAGGTATTGGATATTACGGGAAGTGACTTTGAACACGTACTTCATTACGTAGGCAAAGGTTATCCTGTATGGGTCATATCCCCCAATATCTATCAGCAAGTGCCAGATGCTTCTATTCATCAATGGCAAACATCTCATGGAATCGTAGAGATGTCCTATACGCAACATGCAGTCCTTATAATCGGTTATGATAAGGGGTATGTCTATTTCAATGACCCATCCAAGAACATGGTCTTAAAAAGGCATTTAGAGGCCTTTAAAGCAGGGTGGGAATCCTTTGGGCATCAAGCGGTATTCATTTATTAA
- a CDS encoding ABC transporter ATP-binding protein encodes MAVNSFREDEQSKEVLKKVTLLRLFAYMKDYKKQIVAILFIMGIIIGVNVVNPILMRIAVDDYIKENNINGLFVIGGLAVVINLVSRYCMKKRIIMMSRVSNKILMDIRQELYEHLQKLSFNFFDKRPAGKILARVIGDVNSLKNVLNNSVITLIPDFVTIIVVLIIMFIMNVRLALGAMAFLPLLVAGMYYIQTRAHKRWQIFRKKNSNLNAYTHETFSGVRVVQSFTAEGYTSDTFKGLLDEHQQSFISAIKLNNFFWPMVEVSWGIGSAIVYFIGVRLIGSEAITSGTLIAFSAFIGMFWQPIMNLSNFYNQLITNVAGAERIFEILDTEPDIKDVNEAKIMPTIHGQVTFDHVTFGYEDHIKVLEDVSFEIKKGETIALVGPTGAGKTTIVNLLSRFYDINEGIIKIDGVDIKEVTIESLRSQMGIMTQDTFLFTGSIKDNIRYGKLDATDEEIIEAAKSVHAHEFIMKLDDGYDTKVNERGTKLSVGQRQLIAFARTLLSKPKILILDEATSSIDTHTERLVQQGIEALLQDRTSFVIAHRLSTIQKADRIFVVDHANILESGTHEDLLQAQGIYYNLYMAQFEAIS; translated from the coding sequence ATGGCAGTTAACAGTTTTAGAGAAGATGAACAGTCAAAAGAGGTTCTGAAAAAGGTCACCTTATTACGGCTCTTTGCCTATATGAAAGACTATAAAAAACAAATCGTTGCCATACTATTTATCATGGGAATTATCATAGGCGTTAATGTGGTTAACCCTATACTGATGCGTATAGCAGTAGATGATTATATAAAGGAAAATAATATAAATGGTTTGTTTGTAATTGGCGGTCTTGCAGTGGTCATTAACCTTGTGTCCAGATACTGCATGAAAAAAAGGATCATCATGATGTCCCGTGTTTCCAATAAGATTCTTATGGATATTCGCCAAGAACTCTATGAACACTTACAGAAATTATCCTTTAACTTCTTTGATAAGCGGCCAGCAGGTAAGATTCTGGCAAGGGTAATTGGGGATGTAAACTCCCTGAAAAACGTTTTAAATAACAGTGTTATTACATTAATACCTGATTTTGTCACCATCATTGTGGTGCTGATTATTATGTTTATTATGAATGTTCGATTAGCACTTGGGGCTATGGCATTCTTGCCGCTACTCGTAGCAGGTATGTACTACATCCAGACAAGAGCCCATAAGCGGTGGCAAATATTTCGTAAGAAGAATTCTAATTTGAATGCTTATACCCATGAAACTTTTTCAGGTGTACGTGTTGTACAGAGCTTTACAGCTGAGGGTTATACAAGTGATACCTTTAAGGGGTTATTGGATGAACATCAGCAGTCCTTTATCAGTGCCATTAAACTCAATAACTTTTTCTGGCCCATGGTAGAGGTTTCTTGGGGAATTGGTTCAGCCATTGTGTATTTCATTGGTGTTCGGCTCATCGGAAGTGAAGCGATCACATCCGGTACCCTTATCGCTTTTAGTGCATTCATCGGTATGTTCTGGCAGCCCATTATGAATCTTAGTAACTTCTACAACCAGCTGATTACCAACGTGGCAGGAGCCGAACGTATTTTTGAGATTCTGGATACAGAACCAGATATCAAAGATGTGAATGAGGCAAAAATAATGCCCACGATTCATGGTCAGGTCACCTTTGACCATGTGACATTTGGTTATGAGGATCATATTAAGGTCCTTGAAGATGTTTCTTTTGAGATTAAAAAAGGAGAAACCATTGCTTTAGTAGGTCCTACAGGAGCAGGTAAAACAACCATTGTGAACTTATTAAGCCGTTTTTATGATATTAACGAAGGAATCATTAAAATCGACGGGGTGGATATCAAGGAAGTGACCATTGAAAGTCTACGGAGCCAGATGGGTATTATGACACAGGATACATTTTTATTCACAGGCAGTATTAAGGACAATATTCGCTATGGTAAGTTAGATGCGACAGATGAAGAGATTATAGAAGCAGCAAAATCCGTACACGCACATGAGTTCATCATGAAATTGGATGACGGTTATGATACCAAGGTGAATGAGCGAGGAACCAAGCTATCCGTTGGTCAACGCCAGTTAATTGCTTTTGCTCGAACCTTACTATCTAAGCCCAAAATACTCATCTTGGATGAAGCAACATCCAGTATCGATACCCATACAGAAAGGTTAGTACAACAAGGTATTGAAGCCCTCTTGCAAGACAGAACATCCTTTGTTATTGCACACCGTTTGTCCACCATACAAAAGGCAGACCGTATATTTGTAGTGGACCACGCCAATATATTGGAAAGCGGTACACATGAGGATTTATTGCAAGCACAAGGTATCTATTATAATCTCTACATGGCTCAATTTGAGGCCATTAGTTAA
- a CDS encoding N-acetylmuramoyl-L-alanine amidase has translation MKIKERLGYSPLLIMDAGYSEQMYSVNRTLLPVATDENYIIRRMFNTQIANKILEKAHELGFAILNVVPETYDVSLETRVNRANANFLTYSKKYSGVVSNRLGIYLAVHYDPKACDWDDYDDLIHITYEGKNTNSRHLAYLVHHALIDDQYKGTIKFTKTYLLKQTTMCAIHIDASFMDIKDELYWMFQEDFIDDIANRIVTGCLRYYGIKDMDDLIKESSHHMNEIESLQERIQALEKLVEDLKNKK, from the coding sequence ATGAAAATAAAAGAGAGATTGGGTTATAGTCCACTCCTTATTATGGATGCCGGTTATAGTGAACAGATGTACAGTGTGAATCGTACGTTATTACCTGTGGCAACAGATGAAAATTATATCATTCGCCGTATGTTTAATACTCAGATTGCCAATAAAATTCTAGAGAAGGCTCATGAGTTAGGATTTGCAATATTAAATGTTGTACCAGAGACCTATGATGTTTCCTTGGAAACCCGTGTTAACCGAGCCAATGCTAATTTTTTAACCTATAGCAAAAAATATTCCGGCGTGGTGAGTAATCGATTAGGTATATATCTGGCTGTACATTATGACCCAAAAGCTTGTGATTGGGATGACTATGATGATCTTATTCATATCACTTATGAGGGTAAAAATACAAACAGCAGGCATTTAGCCTACCTTGTACATCATGCCTTAATTGATGACCAATATAAAGGTACAATTAAGTTTACTAAAACATATCTATTAAAGCAAACTACCATGTGTGCCATACATATTGATGCCAGTTTTATGGACATTAAAGACGAACTCTATTGGATGTTTCAAGAAGATTTTATAGACGATATAGCTAACCGTATTGTGACGGGATGTCTGCGGTATTACGGTATCAAGGATATGGATGATTTGATAAAAGAGTCCAGTCATCACATGAACGAAATAGAAAGCTTACAAGAGCGCATACAAGCTTTGGAAAAACTTGTCGAAGATCTAAAAAATAAAAAATAA
- a CDS encoding ABC transporter ATP-binding protein: protein MKRIVGYMKQYWYYYFFGGLAMMLGITLDLFTPIVTGRIIDDVFEGGQIELFEGLVLALIGITVGRAIFGYAKEILFDVVGAKVICKLRLDLFDHIQSLSFGFFDRKNTGELMSRIKDDADKVWEGVSFALMLVIESCISFVIATVLMFRISMSLSLLAVITMPLMGFLALKLEKTIRDTFEKISEQNATLNTTAQENIAGVRLVKAFAREKYETSKFLKHNKGYYKLNMHQASVWARFFPSIQTLTNLLPVLVIVFGGALVIGEDLTIGTLVKFTGYMYMVVWPMRMFGWLSNLMAEARASSNKINKVFDEVAEIKNPLNPVKLDNAKGEVTFKDVSLELEGTKVLEDISFTIKPGKTLAVMGATGSGKTSLINLLVRFYDATEGCIYMDGHPIDTLDLTSLRKQISLVMQDVFLFSDTIKENISFGSEVLASNMIVQSAESAQAHDFINNLENDYDTVIGERGIGLSGGQKQRISIARALAKEASIIVFDDSTSALDMKTELRIQKEIEKRQATSKIIIAHRISAVKNADEIIVLEDGKIVERGNHQALLALKGRYYNTYNEQYEGFAV, encoded by the coding sequence ATGAAACGTATAGTCGGTTATATGAAACAGTATTGGTACTATTATTTCTTTGGTGGTCTTGCCATGATGCTTGGTATTACCTTAGATTTATTTACACCAATCGTTACAGGAAGAATTATTGATGATGTGTTTGAAGGTGGACAGATAGAGCTATTTGAAGGCCTTGTATTAGCGTTAATAGGCATTACGGTTGGTAGAGCGATATTTGGTTATGCCAAGGAAATCCTGTTTGATGTGGTAGGCGCTAAGGTCATATGTAAGTTGCGATTAGATCTATTTGATCATATACAGAGTTTATCCTTTGGGTTCTTTGATCGGAAGAATACAGGTGAACTCATGTCAAGAATCAAAGACGATGCAGATAAAGTATGGGAAGGTGTCAGTTTTGCACTTATGCTTGTCATTGAATCGTGTATTTCATTTGTTATCGCCACGGTATTGATGTTTCGAATAAGCATGAGCTTATCACTGTTGGCAGTAATCACCATGCCACTCATGGGATTTTTAGCCCTTAAGCTAGAGAAAACCATTCGAGACACCTTTGAAAAGATCAGTGAGCAAAATGCAACCCTGAATACCACTGCTCAAGAAAATATAGCTGGGGTTAGGCTGGTAAAAGCTTTCGCCAGAGAAAAATATGAAACCAGTAAATTTCTCAAACATAATAAGGGCTACTATAAATTAAACATGCACCAAGCCAGTGTATGGGCAAGATTTTTTCCTAGTATCCAGACATTAACCAATCTCTTACCTGTATTAGTAATTGTCTTCGGCGGTGCATTGGTCATTGGTGAGGACCTGACCATTGGTACCCTTGTGAAGTTTACAGGGTATATGTACATGGTGGTATGGCCCATGCGTATGTTTGGTTGGTTAAGTAACTTAATGGCTGAGGCCAGGGCATCATCCAATAAGATTAATAAAGTATTCGATGAAGTGGCAGAGATTAAAAATCCATTGAATCCTGTTAAGCTAGATAATGCCAAAGGTGAAGTAACGTTCAAGGATGTGTCCCTAGAGCTTGAAGGCACAAAAGTCTTGGAAGACATTAGCTTCACCATTAAGCCTGGGAAAACACTTGCAGTCATGGGGGCTACAGGTTCAGGAAAGACATCCCTCATTAACTTATTAGTCAGGTTCTATGATGCCACTGAAGGCTGTATATACATGGATGGCCATCCAATAGACACTCTGGACTTAACAAGTTTAAGAAAACAGATTTCCTTGGTCATGCAGGATGTGTTCTTATTCTCAGATACCATAAAAGAAAACATCAGTTTTGGGTCAGAAGTACTTGCTAGCAACATGATTGTTCAATCTGCCGAAAGTGCACAGGCTCATGATTTTATCAATAACTTGGAGAATGACTATGATACAGTGATCGGTGAACGAGGAATTGGTCTATCCGGTGGACAGAAACAACGTATTAGTATCGCAAGAGCCTTGGCAAAAGAAGCCAGCATCATTGTTTTTGATGACTCCACGTCGGCACTGGATATGAAAACAGAACTGAGGATTCAAAAAGAAATTGAGAAGCGTCAAGCAACGTCAAAAATTATTATAGCCCATCGTATATCTGCTGTGAAGAATGCAGATGAGATCATTGTTCTAGAAGATGGTAAGATTGTAGAACGAGGTAATCATCAAGCTTTGTTAGCCCTAAAAGGCCGTTACTACAATACCTATAATGAGCAATATGAAGGGTTTGCCGTTTAA